Sequence from the Rhodopirellula halodulae genome:
TTCCCGCGACGACGCCGGTGTCCGCGTTGAGCGGTGGGCAAAAGCAACGATTGGCGATCGCTCGGACACTGGCGTCCTCCCCCGAGGTCATTCTTTACGACGAACCAACGTCGGGTTTGGATGCGGCAACCGGTCGGCGGGTCGCCGACCTCATTCGTGAGACGCAGTCTCGGTTTGGCCGGACCAGCATCGTTGTGACCCATGACTACGAAACCCTGCTGCCGATCGCGGATGAAGTCTTGCTGTTCGATTCCGCGGGACAAACGATACGTCGGGTTGAACGTGAAGATTGGGCGGAGGTGCCGGAGCAGATGCAAGCCGTTGCACTCGCGCCTTCGCAAACTCAATCCAGTCGCGAAACAACCGCGTCCAGTCCGCTTGCGATGTTTCGACGCGGTGCCGAACGGTTCTTTGACTCGACTGGCAAGAGCGTGATTGCCGCGGTTCGATTGCCGTGGGATGCTCGCCCCGTGGTCCCCAGTTGGAAATGGGCGGGTCGGTTTCTGGCTCACTATCTGCGATTGGTCGGCGGACCTTCCGCTTGGCTTTACCTGATCATCGCCGGACTGATCGCGGGATTCACCACCACCTATTTCACGCTGCGGTTCCTGCCGTTTCGTTTGTATACCCAGCCGTTGTTGATCGATGAATTGCTGTCCAGCATCGGCTTTGCTCTGTACCGGATTCTGGTTCCCGTCTTGGCAACGGTCCTGATCGCGGCACGATGTGGGGCGGCGGTCGCGGCTGACGTTGGTGTGAAACAATATGGCGGGCAAGTCGACGCGTTGCGGACGCTTGGTGTACGAGCCCCCGCGTATTTGTTGATTCCGATCTTGGCCGCATTCTTGATCGCGACGCCAATCTTGGAATGGATCGCTTTCACCGCGTCGCATTGGATCAGCCGTGTGACCTTCGCGTTTTCGCATCCCGAGATCGGCGTGCACTTTTGGCAGCAGCATTTCTTTCGTGCGATCACTCCGAAAAACGGTGCCGGAAACTTGAGTTCGCTCGGCCTCACAACCTGGAAAGGCTGGGATTGGGTGCTCGCAAAGAATTTGCTCTGCGGTTTCGGG
This genomic interval carries:
- a CDS encoding ABC transporter permease, with amino-acid sequence MTDALTLEHLCVQAGNRTLLDDAKLSFPDGKITVLVGGSGAGKSVLLRVLAGILPRHGASIQWSGDLHWKGNPVDPSSMPRTGIVFQQFALFDELSPSANVQFAIDHRNGLGESPQHSPSEWLDFLGVPATTPVSALSGGQKQRLAIARTLASSPEVILYDEPTSGLDAATGRRVADLIRETQSRFGRTSIVVTHDYETLLPIADEVLLFDSAGQTIRRVEREDWAEVPEQMQAVALAPSQTQSSRETTASSPLAMFRRGAERFFDSTGKSVIAAVRLPWDARPVVPSWKWAGRFLAHYLRLVGGPSAWLYLIIAGLIAGFTTTYFTLRFLPFRLYTQPLLIDELLSSIGFALYRILVPVLATVLIAARCGAAVAADVGVKQYGGQVDALRTLGVRAPAYLLIPILAAFLIATPILEWIAFTASHWISRVTFAFSHPEIGVHFWQQHFFRAITPKNGAGNLSSLGLTTWKGWDWVLAKNLLCGFGTAAIGYHQGITPKHSASDVSHCITTTVLWTTLYVLVVHFIIALLEF